Proteins encoded within one genomic window of Phaeodactylum tricornutum CCAP 1055/1 chromosome 27, whole genome shotgun sequence:
- a CDS encoding predicted protein yields the protein MVPVAELGRQYQSGDRVWLRGRLQSIRGKGKSWFLVLRQNSFDTVQACYFKNVDDAEASQKMIRYLKTLTAESVVDLEGTLVDADVKSCSVKNVELNIHRIHTVSKADAILPFEVEDAARSEQEVEASQNTERPFPRLGQELRLDHRWMDLRAPANNAIMRIQSAVCQLFGFCEIHTPKLIAGESESGAGVFTTDYFGTTACLAQSPQLYKQMAIASDLPRVFEIGPVFRAENSNTRRHLCEFTGLDLEMAIDDHYLETLEVVHELFKHIFTGLESRWAKELNIIREQYDSEPVAFTPDPCVLHWPEALEILQNEGFDIADGMQDMNGAMELALGRVVKEKYGTDFFMLDKYPSSIRPFYTMPDPEDSRYSNSYDIFIRGQEICSGAQRCHDPDLVEKILQEKGIEVGDGLKSYIESFRHGVSPHAGAGIGLERVVFLYLGLDNVRKASMFPRDPNRCTP from the exons ATGGTCCCCGTCGCCGAACTCGGTCGCCAGTACCAATCCGGAGACCGCGTCTGGCTGCGGGGACGACTACAGTCCATCCGGGGCAAGGGAAAATCGTGGTTTCTCGTACTGCGACAAAACTCATTCGATACCGTACAGGCATGTTACTTCAAAAATGTCGACGATGCGGAAGCCTCGCAAAAAATGATACGTTACTTGAAAACGCTCACGGCCGAAAGTGTCGTTGATCTCGAAGGGACCTTGGTCGACGCGGACGTCAAATCGTGTTCCGTCAAAAACGTCGAACTCAACATTCACCGCATCCACACCGTTTCCAAAGCCGACGCCATCTTGCCATTTGAGGTAGAGGATGCCGCCCGTAGTGAGCAAGAAGTCGAGGCCTCGCAGAACACCGAACGTCCCTTTCCCCGTTTGGGGCAGGAACTCCGTCTCGATCACCGTTGGATGGATTTGCGCGCGCCGGCCAACAACGCCATTATGCGCATACAGTCCGCCGTGTGTCAACTTTTC GGCTTTTGCGAAATACACACACCCAAGCTAATTGCCGGCGAAAGTGAAAGCGGCGCCGGCGTCTTTACCACGGACTATTTCGGAACCACGGCCTGTTTGGCCCAGTCACCACAGCTCTACAAACAAATGGCCATTGCGTCCGATCTACCACGCGTCTTTGAAATTGGACCCGTCTTTCGCGCCGAAAATTCCAATACCCGCCGTCATCTCTGCGAGTTTACCGGACTCGATCTGGAAATGGCCATTGACGACCACTACTTGGAAACCTTGGAGGTTGTTCACGAACTCTTTAAACATATTTTTACCGGCCTCGAATCGCGTTGGGCGAAGGAATTGAACATTATTCGGGAACAGTACGATTCCGAACCCGTCGCTTTTACGCCAGATCCGTGCGTGTTACACTGGCCCGAAGCCCTGGAAATCCTTCAAAACGAAGGATTCGATATTGCTGACGGTATGCAGGATATGAACGGTGCCATGGAACTCGCGTTAGGTAGGGTGGTCAAGGAAAAGTACGGCACTGACTTTTTCATGCTGGATAAGTACCCGTCCTCCATTCGGCCTTTCTATACCATGCCCGACCCTGAAGATTCCAGATACTCGAATTCGTACGATATTTTTATTCGGGGACAAGAAATATGCTCCGGAGCCCAGCGGTGTCACGATCCGGATCTGGTCGAGAAAATTTTGCAAGAGAAAGGCATTGAAGTCGGTGACGGTCTCAAATCCTACATTGAGTCCTTTCGTCACGGGGTCAGTCCCCACGCGGGTGCTGGGATCGGTCTGGAGCGCGTCGTCTTTTTGTACCTCGGCCTCGACAATGTTCGTAAAGCCTCCATGTTTCCGCGCGATCCCAACCGATGCACACCCTAA
- a CDS encoding predicted protein, translating to MPTSRLRRRRQSSASRPVRALNGGKAGHEARSTSTPSAGTSNKLHTFWHRIDEVHFEAQSSGADPVHARTPGRRPTLERGHSQNSPNADTGRTQKRGSQRKVRERQYSFGNRQLTDRTLPMDSCWMSGDSEDADSSCDEQPLSKADNPNTSEAFLKHNDDDRDEDDQYSEQNVSSSSEDEADDEDDRVVAFVYHEMGRNGPWPPRKIFTPAVPPPPGRTSKRSPLVAFWRKLGSNHKTP from the coding sequence ATGCCTACTAGTCGTCtccgccgtcgtcgtcagagTTCGGCAAGCCGTCCGGTCCGGGCCCTCAACGGGGGCAAAGCCGGACACGAAGCCCGGAGCACCAGCACGCCATCCGCCGGAACGTCCAACAAGCTCCACACCTTTTGGCACCGCATCGACGAAGTACACTTTGAGGCCCAGTCTTCCGGTGCCGACCCCGTGCACGCCCGCACTCCTGGTCGGCGCCCTACTCTGGAACGGGGTCACTCCCAGAATAGTCCGAATGCGGATACCGGGAGAACCCAGAAGCGGGGTAGTCAACGCAAGGTACGGGAACGACAGTATTCCTTCGGAAACCGACAGTTGACGGACCGGACACTCCCCATGGATTCTTGCTGGATGTCCGGAGACAGTGAAGACGCAGACAGTAGTTGTGATGAGCAGCCGTTGTCGAAAGCAGACAATCCTAACACCTCCGAGGCATTCCTGAagcacaacgacgacgatcgaGATGAAGACGATCAGTACTCGGAGCAGAACgtcagcagcagcagcgaagacgaagccgatgatgaagatgatCGCGTAGTGGCCTTTGTGTATCACGAAATGGGTCGCAACGGTCCTTGGCCGCCACGGAAGATCTTCACTCCGGCAGTACCCCCGCCACCCGGCCGTACCTCCAAACGTAGTCCCTTGGTAGCATTCTGGCGCAAACTGGGATCCAACCACAAGACACCCTGA
- a CDS encoding predicted protein: MASNLPYRQVANVSRRTWDAETYERKARARESQTAEAVHAPLPDTDAAPEFVPADAGRAGPEGSSHAFLQARRARVEHIDARIGTTELVAPDAAARSSVGGNAGSIRDGVTSTGVGWHCKVCDCFLKDSHTYLDHINGRKHQRNLGFSMRVERSTKDQLRDRLQALTKQKEAAAEPLLATDFDELVKQKDEQVQRRKEERQRKRQQRKQKLPQAPPEPEPEVGNGDEHNVENEEVEEEGIDPALAAMMGFGGFGGGNKTR; the protein is encoded by the coding sequence ATGGCGAGCAATCTTCCGTACCGGCAGGTGGCTAACGTGAGTCGTCGTACGTGGGATGCGGAAACGTACGAGCGCAAGGCCCGGGCCCGGGAGTCGCAGACGGCGGAGGCGGTGCACGCCCCGCTTCCGGACACCGACGCCGCGCCCGAGTTTGTCCCCGCCGACGCCGGACGCGCGGGTCCGGAAGGATCTTCCCACGCCTTTCTCCAAGCCCGTCGAGCACGTGTCGAACATATTGACGCACGGATTGGGACGACGGAACTCGTGGCGCCGGATGCCGCGGCGCGTTCCTCCGTCGGGGGGAACGCCGGATCCATACGGGACGGTGTCACCTCCACCGGTGTAGGATGGCACTGTAAGGTTTGTGACTGCTTTTTGAAAGATTCCCATACTTACTTGGATCACATTAATGGACGCAAGCATCAGCGAAATTTGGGATTTTCTATGCGCGTGGAACGGTCCACCAAGGATCAGCTACGCGATCGACTGCAGGCGCTTaccaaacaaaaggaagCCGCCGCGGAACCGCTGCTTGCTACCGACTTTGACGAACTTGTGAAACAAAAGGATGAACAAGTGCAGCGTCGTAAAGAAGAACGCCAGCGGAAGCGACAACAGCGGAAACAGAAACTACCGCAAGCTCCGCCGGAACCCGAACCCGAAGTTGGCAACGGAGACGAACACAATGTAGAAAATGAAGAGGTAGAAGAAGAAGGAATTGATCCAGCCCTAGCGGCAATGATGGGATTCGGTGGTTTTGGTGGTGGAAACAAGACACGCTGA
- a CDS encoding predicted protein, with product MMSLTTHLTTSCSSFTFENDADALFANTTGTLFTVGIAWCAIAATYVTIIVRILRSDRLSSWRELWKVPASLPLCIASFSHAACPRRRSRWFKCTQRGRSSLSGMALCEMSCPLQRAAAFYKLHLPPPLPWTCRRRANRLRQEQEQQAAIAKVLPEPSPSDQDSSVSSRESLVSHTSVECAQAETSTTTLTTTTSTITTSSSTSHTTPSPRTSHRPPSRTRIPVSSLLDMARMQQWQTIVAAAPLHRRDAKQRDADGLYPLHWACSGGPTLSVVQTLLDAYPSAARKRDTEGSTPLHFASCYSASTAIHQTLLGVYPQAASLPDRYGRLPLYHAVEHNAGKAVLEALVHVDAASVTQPCLPPHPLHPVPLVNGNRVWATRTPLFVAWANLDRPAKLSFRGKRWDKAQYLLRTAYQHHGHPGTGTGYNFIRAVIAMDLYLPEPILDMAIQARPELLRERDETGSYVLHQAAATLTHSPQRARDVLHSVLDAFPAAARVRDNYGRSPLAIALASGKVWKDSAVQALWQAAPEALAWRDGKTGLPPVLVAATAMAPLWTGTEESSFAALGNDPCGLLTGKQQELLRRRSLSSAETNRAKHQYGTGDPDVDALETVYSLLQADPSVLVTATRR from the coding sequence ATGATGTCGTTGACGACTCATCTTACGACGAGCTGTTCCTCCTTTACCTTTGAGAACGATGCGGACGCCTTGTTCGCGAACACTACCGGAACACTGTTCACCGTGGGGATCGCGTGGTGCGCAATTGCGGCAACGTACGTCACAATCATTGTAAGGATCTTACGGAGTGATCGTCTTTCGTCCTGGAGGGAACTGTGGAAGGTCCCGGCTTCGTTGCCGCTGTGTATCGCGTCCTTTTCCCACGCCGCGTGTCCCCGACGCCGATCGCGTTGGTTCAAGTGCACCCAACGGGGTCGATCCTCATTGTCCGGGATGGCACTCTGTGAAATGAGCTGTCCACTCCAACGTGCCGCCGCCTTTTACAAACTGCATCTGCCCCCACCGTTGCCCTGGACGTGTCGGCGTAGAGCGAATCGATTGCGTCAAGAACAAGAGCAACAAGCAGCAATAGCAAAGGTACTCCCAGAGCCGTCTCCCTCGGACCAGGATTCCTCCGTTTCCAGTAGGGAGTCTTTGGTGTCCCACACCTCAGTAGAATGCGCGCAAGCCGAAACCTCTACGACAACCCTtactacaacaacaagtaCAATAACTACAAGCTCCTCCACGTCCCACACAACTCCATCCCCGCGTACGTCCCACCGCCCGCCTTCACGAACCCGCATTCCCGTGAGCTCGCTTTTGGACATGGCGCGCATGCAACAGTGGCAGACCATTGTGGCGGCGGCTCCCCTCCACCGCCGTGACGCGAAACAACGCGACGCTGACGGCCTCTACCCACTCCATTGGGCCTGTTCGGGTGGACCCACCTTGTCAGTCGTACAAACCTTGCTCGATGCCTACCCCTCCGCCGCACGCAAACGAGATACCGAAGGATCCACACCCTTGCACTTTGCCTCGTGTTATTCAGCATCCACCGCCATCCACCAAACACTCCTTGGTGTGTACCCCCAAGCCGCCTCACTCCCGGATCGCTACGGACGTCTCCCTCTCTACCACGCTGTCGAGCACAATGCCGGTAAGGCCGTCTTGGAAGCTCTCGTGCACGTCGACGCCGCTAGTGTTACCCAGCCCTGTCTACCACCCCATCCCTTACACCCGGTGCCACTCGTGAACGGCAACCGTGTGTGGGCCACACGCACACCACTCTTTGTGGCTTGGGCCAACCTGGACCGACCCGCCAAGCTTTCCTTTCGCGGCAAGCGCTGGGACAAGGCACAGTATCTTCTACGCACGGCCTACCAACATCACGGACACCCTGGTACCGGTACCGGGTACAATTTCATACGAGCCGTCATTGCTATGGATTTGTACCTCCCTGAACCTATTCTGGACATGGCCATCCAGGCGCGTCCGGAACTTCTCCGGGAACGGGACGAGACTGGTTCCTACGTTTTGCATCAGGCCGCCGCGACGCTGACGCATTCCCCGCAACGTGCCCGTGATGTCTTGCACTCCGTGTTGGACGCTTTTCCCGCCGCCGCACGCGTCCGGGACAACTACGGCCGATCGCCATTGGCCATCGCCTTGGCGTCCGGGAAAGTCTGGAAGGACAGTGCCGTGCAAGCGCTCTGGCAGGCTGCACCGGAAGCCCTCGCGTGGCGCGATGGGAAGACCGGGTTGCCGCCAGTGCTCGTGGCCGCCACGGCAATGGCGCCCCTCTGGACCGGAACGGAGGAGTCGTCTTTTGCTGCGCTGGGAAACGATCCGTGTGGCTTGCTGACGGGCAAACAACAGGAATTATTGCGGCGTCGGTCGTTGTCGAGTGCGGAAACGAATCGAGCGAAGCACCAGTACGGAACAGGCGATCCCGACGTGGACGCACTCGAAACTGTCTATTCTCTCTTGCAAGCCGACCCCAGCGTCCTCGTCACGGCGACTCGAAGATGA
- a CDS encoding predicted protein: MHHFRSQKSTNPALTSNHKMKSNTADIFFVSTPQVAAVIRPNKSMPDTGAQDGDDDDLRKVKRTASGGLFFRRKRSAEEQEAISKVRARELAAFYELSDHKETSLKKQANTAKSATTIPKISNVLSAKQAVFVYAEKQKASSRLSSKQTSIEGDSERRIELPDESVTRNIFRSKHSETTKTPGSSKTCQKKAVATISLGKKRYSSSSTEKLVENVSIKNAWFSKLSLSEEVAEDIEIDPTLSPSSSRYSVAETEAETPSPRALKAANGQVYEKVFNFC, encoded by the coding sequence ATGCATCACTTTCGATCACAAAAGTCGACCAATCCGGCCCTCACATCGAATCACAAAATGAAATCGAACACTGCCGACATTTTCTTTGTCAGCACACCTCAGGTAGCTGCCGTCATTCGACCGAATAAATCAATGCCCGATACCGGGGCTCAGGacggagacgacgatgatctCCGAAAAGTCAAGCGTACCGCGTCCGGTGGTCTTTTCTTTCGACGCAAACGGTCggcggaagaacaagaggCAATCAGCAAAGTCCGTGCCCGAGAGCTTGCGGCTTTCTACGAACTAAGCGATCACAAAGAAACATCGCTAAAGAAGCAAGCCAACACGGCAAAAAGCGCCACTACGATACCGAAAATCAGCAACGTCTTGAGCGCCAAGCAGGCGGTATTCGTCTACgccgaaaagcaaaaagcaTCGTCCCGGCTATCGTCCAAACAGACATCGATCGAGGGCGATTCGGAACGACGCATCGAGCTGCCGGACGAGTCTGTGACACGCAATATATTTCGTAGCAAACATTCCGAAACGACAAAGACTCCGGGCTCGAGCAAGACCTGCCAGAAGAAAGCCGTGGCCACGATATCTCTCGGCAAAAAACGTTAttcgtcatcgtcgacggaaAAGCTGGTCGAAAACGTGTCGATCAAGAACGCCTGGTTCTCCAAACTTTCTCTATCGGAGGAGGTAGCGGAAGACATCGAGATCGATCCTACCCTGTCGCCTTCGTCCTCAAGATACTCGGTGGCCGAGACCGAAGCCGAGACGCCGAGTCCCCGTGCCTTGAAGGCCGCGAATGGACAGGTCTACGAGAAGGTGTTCAACTTCTGTTGA
- a CDS encoding predicted protein, translated as MSGRSSAASSASATGRGGGSAGRGRGNTKGRGKTGGRGPKPKANASVSKETGASTPSLQTDSSGNANKALPTKDRGGSGRENRTKPNPVGSKTQGNQKRNTPNPPTLSPKDQQRHQEIEKHAQEVAAEKARAVALARAQAAAIKVREQKQADVDQKVREARDLLQNVINATHAHQRTRADMEPETLQAFRKTFQANKKNLKTDLKKCTTFVKKVKSGVAWSMKPEDIVKDVSTLNLSRYVEEVANGILESSTKPKVSELPSVLSLVTTMHQRYEDFLSMLVPALWKVVNAKPTPAMAKLRRLYVRILTELVLNGIVTETKPLIACVTDASGANASQGTNCSVQDANLMVAFSKAAGFELLDIVPTSVHSAIKLIGNYNETEACTPDGADAIFPSQDVIKQAYPVVEQIPSVLTERAVAAQVSEVLVTHCRAAYHALSTNLTQTHRKLLQLEKRCEQDRLLSGSLTEAREKGLVDARKLQESLQKAVDALADVLDERLPILQQQEEDGDADGSGGLEVWTKGTDGEEDLGPFDDEEMRTFYCDVPDLLTTTPPALLGLAPEAIESRKLDNQRKYGAEGEVVDEGDDGTELPLGSQEEFENEEDEELKDEEDPEIEEQKDTPHYRLMVLLEEELPECHRREQLDELTEKFCTNHGSSKNSRKRLSRTLFLVPRSRLDLLPYYSRMAATVDRVWTDIASPLVADLEHQFHGQAKFKKNQNIESRMKTARYIGELTKFRVAPPIVFLRCLKRCLEDFTGNNVDVTCCLLESCGRFLFRLKHTSGRIATLMETITRLSKAKNLDERHQSLIQAAFYAVKPPPSGPRKQQKEYPPLEAYVRYLLMVRLEPTDTSVSFTAKELIRLPWSDPEQQCGALVCRIMLKACRKGRYRTIYAIAAVADRLRPQRSACEAPVRLVDALLEELRWALEHPDFRDQQRTITYARLLGELYCSSQVTGQLVINQLYDFINIGHEIPNALREASQKLAASQGEESGEQLPLFTSMTGVSQTIKEDEEMEDDNLDAAEQAPAPPTPVAVSQHSKYDPRVPSLEDPPNASYRVKLVCTVLEVVAKSIMSRSVLPRMRGFLAAFQRYLFTKTTLPTDVEFSLLDTFDILDSQWKRFTRTSRDKELEEGSESGFPRYSSWLDAHNVTVAFEESDALLELQKRNHVETLADESKTLGDLHVSMDAHSLNDDSASLLEDEEDDASLSVSAKGSVAEDTNDDETESGDSDEDYEGVTEDDIDSESGGNSEEEEEEFDEEAYMRQLEEEAFERELRRVTIEALEKGKNTSRKLVAENMVSGSQTFKKKPTDLSKPVGASSAVAPTFGLAGTPGITFQLLKKGNKGKVEAKEIVVPSDTNFAKVASKQDDAAARERNFIKQRVLQYEADSAEAELSGGNVYLEQERLQVIRNRPLSMDDIDRNFGTRGGNTLQSGKDKGRTGAASGDRPGTSVILGQRGGGRGGPGRGRGGRGNTSGRTLFRG; from the exons ATGTCGGGTCGTTCGAGCGCTGCGAGTTCCGCCTCGGCAACGggacgcggaggaggatctgcGGGACGGGGTCGCGGCAATACCAAGGGACGCGGCAAGACAGGAGGGCGAGGTCCCAAGCCCAAGGCCAATGCTTCCGTATCGAAGGAAACAGGAGCATCCACTCCGAGCTTACAAACCGACAGCAGCGGCAACGCAAACAAAGCGCTTCCAACGAAGGATCGTGGTGGCTCCGGAAGAGAAAACAGGACGAAACCAAATCCTGTCGGGTCCAAAACGCAGGGGAACCAGAAACGTAACACACCCAATCCACCCACTCTATCGCCCAAGGATCAGCAGCGCCATCAAGAAATAGAAAAACACGCACAGGAAGTGGCTGCCGAAAAAGCGCGGGCTGTAGCGTTGGCTAGAGCCCAAGCTGCGGCAATCAAAGTCCGGGAACAGAAGCAGGCCGATGTGGATCAGAAGGTTCGGGAGGCGCGGGATCTGTTACAGAACGTGATCAATGCCACTCACGCGCATCAAAGGACACGGGCGGACATGGAGCCGGAAACCCTGCAGGCTTTTCGCAAAACGTTTCAGGCCAACAAGAAGAATCTAAAaacagatttgaaaaagtGTACCACCTTTGTGAAAAAGGTCAAGAGCGGTGTCGCGTGGTCTATGAAACCAGAGGATATTGTGAAGGACGTGTCAACGCTCAATTTAAGTCGCTACGTGGAAGAAGTAGCCAACGGGATCTTGGAAAGCTCTACTAAACCCAAGGTGTCTGAGTTGCCAAGCGTGCTGTCCCTTGTCACCACAATGCACCAACGGTACGAAGATTTCTTATCGATGCTGGTACCGGCCTTGTGGAAAGTGGTGAACGCCAAACCAACACCCGCTATGGCGAAGCTCCGACGCTTGTACGTCCGAATCTTGACGGAGTTGGTCCTCAACGGAATCGTGACGGAAACCAAACCTCTGATTGCATGTGTCACCGACGCGAGTGGAGCGAACGCGTCACAAGGAACGAACTGCTCCGTGCAAGACGCCAATCTGATGGTAGCCTTTAGCAAGGCGGCCGGCTTTGAGTTGTTAGATATTGTCCCCACCTCGGTCCATTCCGCGATCAAGCTGATTGGAAATTACAATGAGACGGAAGCCTGTACCCCAGACGGTGCGGATGCTATCTTTCCTTCCCAGGATGTGATAAAGCAAGCCTATCCTGTCGTTGAACAAATTCCGTCGGTTTTGACAGAAAGAGCCGTGGCTGCACAAGTTTCCGAAGTGTTGGTCACCCACTGTCGGGCTGCCTACCATGCCTTGTCCACCAATCTGACACAAACCCACCGTAAACTGCTGCAGTTGGAGAAACGCTGCGAGCAAGACCGCCTCTTGTCGGGGTCCTTGACAGAAGCCCGAGAAAAGGGATTAGTGGATGCCCGTAAACTGCAAGAATCGTTGCAGAAGGCGGTGGATGCTCTGGCGGACGTCTTGGACGAAAGGTTGCCtattttgcagcagcaagaagaagacggTGATGCAGACGGTAGTGGTGGACTAGAAGTGTGGACAAAAGGAACTGACGGGGAAGAAGACTTGGGCCcgttcgacgacgaagaaatgcgAACTTTTTATTGTGACGTGCCAGATCTGCTCACCACCACTCCACCTGCTTTGCTCGGTCTGGCACCAGAAGCTATAGAGTCGCGGAAATTAGACAACCAAAGAAAATATGGCGCCGAAGGAGAAGTTGTCGACGAAGGTGACGACGGCACCGAATTACCGCTAGGCTCGCAAGAAGAATTCGAAAatgaagaggacgaggaaCTGAAGGACGAGGAAG ACCCAGAGATCGAGGAGCAAAAGGATACACCGCACTATCGCTTAATGGTTCTTCTTGAGGAAGAACTACCAGAATGCCATCGTCGTGAGCAGCTCGACGAGTTAACAGAGAAGTTTTGCACCAACCACGGGTCTAGCAAAAACTCGAGGAAACGTTTGTCTCGAACACTTTTCTTGGTACCTCGCTCTCGGCTGGATCTTTTGCCCTACTACTCACGCATGGCAGCTACCGTTGATCGCGTTTGGACGGATATTGCATCACCTTTGGTGGCGGATTTGGAACATCAATTCCATGGTCAAGCAAAATTCAAAAAAAACCAAAACATCGAATCACGTATGAAAACAGCTCGCTATATCGGGGAGCTAACCAAATTCCGAGTTGCACCTCCCATAGTATTCCTACGATGCCTTAAACGTTGCTTGGAGGACTTTACGGGAAATAATGTGGACGTTACGTGCTGTCTGCTGGAATCATGCGGACGATTTCTCTTCCGTCTCAAGCACACGAGCGGACGTATTGCGACGCTTATGGAAACAATTACTCGCCTGAGTAAAGCCAAG AACCTGGATGAGCGCCATCAGTCTTTGATTCAAGCTGCGTTTTATGCTGTCAAGCCTCCACCGAGCGGTCCCCGGAAGCAGCAAAAGGAATATCCCCCATTGGAAGCGTACGTCAGATATTTGCTAATGGTTCGTTTGGAACCTACAGACACGTCTGTTTCTTTTACCGCGAAGGAGCTCATTCGACTACCGTGGAGCGATCCAGAACAGCAGTGTGGTGCACTTGTTTGTCGCATCATGCTGAAGGCTTGTAGAAAAGGCCGATACCGAACAATATACGCGATTGCGGCCGTGGCGGATCGACTACGACCTCAACGATCAGCTTGTGAAGCCCCGGTTCGACTGGTAGACGCGCTACTCGAGGAACTGCGATGGGCTTTGGAACATCCAGATTTTCGAGATCAACAACGTACAATCACGTATGCTCGTCTTTTAGGGGAACTGTATTGCTCGTCACAAGTAACGGGGCAGCTTGTCATAAACCAACTCTACGATTTCATCAACATCGGTCACGAGATTCCGAATGCTTTGCGAGAAGCGAGTCAAAAGCTGGCGGCATCTCAAGGAGAGGAGAGTGGGGAACAGCTCCCATTATTCACCTCAATGACAGGAGTCTCCCAAACCATTAAGGAGGATGAGGAAATGGAGGATGACAACCTCGATGCCGCCGAACAGGCTCCTGCTCCGCCGACACCGGTGGCAGTTTCGCAGCATTCAAAATACGACCCACGCGTGCCGTCGTTAGAGGATCCCCCAAATGCTTCTTATCGTGTGAAGCTTGTTTGTACGGTGCTTGAAGTAGTCGCGAAGTCTATAATGTCGAGAAGCGTTCTGCCCCGTATGAGAGGTTTTCTGGCAGCTTTTCAGAGATACCTTTTCACAAAGACTACGCTCCCAACAGACGTGGAGTTCTCTTTACTAGATACTTTTGACATCCTTGACTCTCAATGGAAACGTTTTACCAGGACGAGTCGAGACAAAGAACTGGAGGAAGGATCGGAAAGCGGCTTTCCACGATATTCCAGTTGGCTGGATGCACACAATGTGACCGTGGCGTTCGAAGAATCGGACGCACTCCTCGAGCTCCAAAAGCGCAACCATGTTGAAACCTTGGCGGACGAATCGAAAACACTTGGTGATCTTCATGTGAGCATGGATGCACATTCCCTGAATGACGATTCAGCATCGCTGttggaagatgaagaggacgatgCTTCCCTATCTGTTAGTGCCAAAGGTAGCGTTGCGGAAGACACGAACGATGATGAAACCGAGTCAGGAGACAGTGATGAAGACTACGAAGGTGTGACCGAAGACGATATCGATAGCGAATCAGGTGGCaattccgaagaagaagaagaagagtttgacgaagaagctTATATGCGTCAgctggaagaggaagccTTTGAACGAGAGCTCCGACGAGTGACCATTGAAGCCTTGGAGAAGGGCAAGAACACTTCGCGCAAGTTGGTTGCTGAAAACATGGTTTCGGGATCACAGactttcaaaaagaaaccaACAGACCTGTCCAAGCCGGTTGGCGCCAGCTCCGCGGTGGCTCCGACCTTTGGACTTGCCGGTACTCCCGGCATCACGTTTCAATTGTTGAAAAAGGGAAACAAAGGAAAAGTAGAGGCGAAAGAAATTGTCGTGCCCTCGGATACGAATTTCGCCAAGGTTGCCTCCAAGCAAGACGACGCCGCGGCTAGGGAACGAAACTTTATCAAGCAACGCGTGTTGCAGTACGAAGCCGACAGTGCCGAAGCGGAATTGTCTGGGGGGAATGTGTATCTCGAACAAGAGAGGTTGCAGGTGATTCGGAATCGGCCTCTTTCTATGGACGATATTGATCGCAACTTTGGAACCAGAGGTGGTAATACGCTTCAATCGGGCAAGGACAAAGGCAGGACGGGTGCGGCTTCCGGTGACCGTCCGGGCACGAGTGTGATATTGGGCCAACGCGGTGGTGGACGAGGAGGCCCGGGTCGAGGCAGAGGCGGTCGCGGAAACACCAGCGGACGAACGCTCTTCCGAGGCTAA
- a CDS encoding predicted protein: MPFPGQRRRQNSNNSGGGRVRIARNGGKAGHESHGASRASLNTFWNRLDEAQFEAQPAGANPVHVREKTATLGQRMLGRSDSATDKKLQVKAVTGSRSNRSRQYSSDGRGAPPRQLVVRQYSSERLLPNERQAQTIMNDPGSFWAPVTREELQQIEETRAHRNDAKTESITIPSPVAEEHTNVEATHDVHVTEVQAPHEKDQVSDYEHSEDDDDSVVSLVTSQQVAVVAAPVVPSTRTRTVVAAPSKKRGIFASLRRNKLSSGSKVVLQT; encoded by the coding sequence ATGCCCTTTCCCGGAcaacgccgtcgtcaaaacagcaacaacagcggcggcggccgtgTCCGCATCGCCCGCAACGGCGGCAAGGCCGGACACGAAAGCCACGGCGCGTCGCGGGCTTCCCTCAACACCTTCTGGAACCGATTGGACGAAGCACAGTTCGAAGCACAACCCGCCGGAGCCAATCCGGTGCATGTCCGCGAAAAGACCGCCACGTTGGGACAGCGCATGCTGGGACGGAGTGACAGCGCGACCGACAAGAAACTGCAAGTCAAGGCCGTCACGGGCTCGCGCTCGAACCGCTCGCGACAGTATTCCAGTGACGGACGGGGTGCGCCACCGCGACAACTCGTCGTCCGACAGTATTCCAGTGAACGTCTGCTGCCGAATGAACGCCAGGCACAGACCATCATGAACGATCCCGGGAGTTTTTGGGCGCCCGTCACGCGGGAAGAATTGCAGCAGATTGAAGAAACGAGGGCGCACCGGAACGATGCTAAAACGGAATCAATCACTATCCCATCGCCCGTGGCCGAAGAACACACAAACGTGGAAGCAACACACGACGTACACGTGACAGAAGTACAGGCTCCGCACGAAAAAGATCAAGTTAGCGACTACGAACACagtgaagacgatgatgacagTGTCGTTAGTCTCGTCACGTCCCAACAAGTTGCCGTCGTTGCCGCACCGGTGGTGCCTTCGACCCGCACGCGTACCGTGGTCGCCGCACCCTCCAAGAAGCGGGGTATCTTTGCATCGCTACGCAGGAATAAGTTGTCCAGCGGCAGTAAGGTCGTTCTCCAGACCTGA